A stretch of Lathyrus oleraceus cultivar Zhongwan6 chromosome 6, CAAS_Psat_ZW6_1.0, whole genome shotgun sequence DNA encodes these proteins:
- the LOC127094613 gene encoding uncharacterized protein LOC127094613, translating into MAGEQHSDHSRPLVNYNMDDGPPSHEADVRDGHPSTPSPEPQNNGDVPHAHNLGAETFHPIPVPVEGDAVMIAMVNALNQAGSMLHQQHERIMALEAERQEARPQPVSRIQQRPEPTKKRGRRSPEPHASRARAHRDGGRARTSPRRGHSPDNNELSPLRSDEEDLHCPLSRAIMEAPLPKGMEKPPNLAVYDGTTDPDDHVDNVNAMLDYRNDITGHLKCRLFSTTLRKGAMAWYKSLAPESITSWRVMRSMFTRHFTASRRHPKTEATLEAIVQKKNETLRSYIERFNQEAVEVDTTEHMKKYLLERGLLPGSELSRAVGIEPPRTLNELLHKAQAYIRYEEKQVAHNARSGRNAGETEHSKREDTSISRRNGDRRREERPRELREGRGPAGRYSEYTLLTAPRERILAECINSEFKQGRVRFPKPSAPKPHTDKSKAPEAVHEEERSSQTRRAREEETPENTPPDNSPYQVALCVSRPEDFFPPEPLPEGKITALSPWEDFPTTLVISGGGTNGESAALSVKRKFDELLLTAPEQKATLTKYRGKSNPISFFLEELPGGSPNSAIPLLIRAKMARFDVRRILVDEGSSVDIMYVHLFKTLKLDKTNLAPYVGSDLQGFNGATTRPWGYVELLVTFGEQETAREVKIQFLVVDCPSLYNCIFGRPTLAELTAVPSTVHLKMKYYTKLGRVVTIHGDIEAARRCYDAAVKGQAVVSTKSNCNNKKLKTEDPVRGVNAIDLDCRIGLDETGEGRFPKERSLEHPVRPIPDGEFELIPLGDDPERTVKIGKGLPEETREELVACLKENSDLFAWNAAEMPGLDPEIACHKLAVDRAAKPIAQRRRKQSPEKAEAAERAVKDLLEANFISEAQYTTWLSNVVLVKKNNGKWRMCVDYTDLNRACPKDAFPLPNIDSLVDNSAGFKLLSFMDAYSGYNQIPMSPADKKHTAFMTPTGNYYYNVMPFGLKNAGATYQRMMNKVFKDEIGDMLEVYMDDMIVKSHEEVTHARHLTKVFEQARQCKMRFNPEKCTFGVRAGKFLGFYLTERGIEANPDKCRAFSEFPTPKTKKSIQSLNGVLASLSRFIAKSAQHALPFFRLLRKEATFDWTDECEQALLHLKKVLSQPPVLSRPSEKETLYLYLSVATEAVSAVLIRETDEGQKPIYFTSKALQGPELRYQQIEKVALALINTARRLRYYFLAHTIKVRTDQPIKQLLGRPDMAGRMLKWSLELSEFDIQYESRKALKAQALADFVAEMTHCPTPAESAHKWTIFVDGASSTSGSGAGIILENEEGILIEVSLALAFPTSNNQAEYEAFLAGLRLADDLGAKEVKISTDSQLVASQVRGEYQTKNDNLLGYLSLVKEKLDRFEKWEVQHIPREHNTRADVLSKLASTRKKGGNKSVIQEILPRPSIDKLPPPLEVNAIGDAHCWMTPIYNYLTRDELPADPKEAAIVKRRACSYVLLEGKLYRRGFSIPLLKCVEEEKVPDILGEIHRGINAQHLGGRSLARKALRAGYYWPTMQNDSKEHVKRYNGTQFTDGGFQDFIASLGTTQHFTSVEHPQTNGQAEAANRVILRGLKRRLGEAKRAWVEELHSVLWAYRTTPHSTTGETPFRLTYGTEAVIPVEIRTPTRRTEEPLDEEMNDETLRAELDLVEEIRSEAALRETTLKQKIALRHDAKVIKREFQVGTLVLRRNQKNPREGKLAANWEGPYRVRDKTSNGAYYLENLQGEQLARPWNAEKLRQYYS; encoded by the exons ATGGCCGGAGAACAACATAGCGATCACAGCCGTCCCCTCGTCAACTACAACATGGACGACGGCCCGCCATCCCATGAGGCGGACGTTCGGGACGGTCATCCATCCACCCCGTCTCCAGAGCCCCAAAACAACGGAGATGTCCCTCACGCCCACAATTTAGGGGCAGAGACATTTCATCCCATTCCCGTTCCCGTTGAAGGAGACGCCGTAATGATTGCCATGGTGAATGCCCTCAATCAGGCCGGTTCTATGCTCCACCAGCAGCACGAACGAATCATGGCCCTCGAAGCCGAACGACAAGAGGCCCGGCCCCAGCCGGTGAGTAGGATACAACAACGTCCGGAGCCAACGAAGAAGCGAGGACGTCGCTCTCCCGAACCCCACGCCAGCAGGGCACGCGCCCATCGTGACGGTGGTCGAGCGAGAACATCACCAAGGCGCGGGCACAGCCCCGACAACAACGAACTGTCTCCCTTAAGGAGCGACGAGGAAGATTTGCATTGCCCCCTATCTCGGGCAATAATGGAAGCCCCGCTCCCCAAAGGCATGGAGAAACCGCCAAACCTAGCTGTGTACGACGGGACTACAGATCCCGACGATCACGTCGACAACGTCAACGCGATGCTCGACTACCGCAATGATATAACCGGGCACCTCAAATGCCGACTGTTCTCAACGACCCTCAGGAAAGGGGCCATGGCCTGGTACAAAAGCTTGGCCCCTGAGTCCATTACGTCATGGAGAGTCATGAGGTCCATGTTCACCCGGCACTTTACAGCTTCCCGTCGTCACCCCAAGACTGAGGCGACCCTTGAAGCCATAGtgcagaagaagaatgaaacGCTGCGCTCATACATCGAGCGATTCAACCAGGAAGCTGTCGAGGTAGATACCACCGAGCACATGAAGAAGTATCTCCTCGAGAGAGGTCTCTTACCCGGCAGTGAACTTAGCAGAGCCGTAGGGATCGAGCCTCCCCGCACCTTAAACGAGCTCCTGCATAAAGCCCAGGCCTACATCAGATACGAGGAAAAGCAGGTGGCACACAATGCCCGCAGCGGACGTAACGCTGGGGAGACCGAGCACTCAAAACGCGAGGACACGAGCATTTCCCGTCGCAACGGAGACAGACGAAGAGAAGAAAGACCTCGCGAGCTCCGGGAAGGAAGAGGCCCCGCGGGCAGATATAGCGAGTACACCTTACTGACAGCTCCTCGAGAGCGTATCCTCGCAGAATGTATCAACTCTGAATTTAAGCAGGGCAGGGTCAGGTTCCCAAAACCGTCTGCACCAAAGCCCCACACCGACAAATCAAA GGCACCTGAAGCAGTACACGAGGAAGAACGAAGCTCCCAGACACGACGAGCCAGAGAAGAAGAGACCCCGGAAAACACACCCCCCGACAACTCTCCCTATCAAGTGGCCCTCTGCGTGTCACGACCGGAAGATTTCTTCCCCCCCGAACCATTGCCCGAGGGCAAGATCACTGCACTCAGCCCCTGGGAAGACTTCCCTACCACACTGGTGATATCAGGAGGAGGAACTAACGGGGAATCCGCGGCCCTCTCCGTCAAACGCAAGTTCGACGAACTCCTACTGACTGCCCCCGAGCAGAAAGCGACATTGACAAAATACCGGGGAAAATCCAACCCAATATCCTTCTTCCTGGAGGAACTCCCGGGCGGATCCCCGAACTCGGCCATCCCACTATTGATTAGAGCAAAGATGGCCAGATTCGACGTACGACGCATCCTGGTCGACGAAGGCAGCTCAGTGGATATCATGTACGTCCACCTCTTCAAGACTCTGAAGCTAGACAAGACCAACTTAGCCCCCTACGTCGGATCAGATCTCCAAGGATTCAACGGAGCAACAACCAGACCGTGGGGATATGTTGAGCTCCTCGTCACTTTCGGCGAACAAGAAACGGCCAGGGAAGTCAAAATCCAATTCCTAGTCGTAGACTGTCCGTCTCTCTACAATTGCATCTTTGGACGCCCGACGCTGGCCGAACTCACTGCGGTCCCATCCACCGTCCACCTGAAGATGAAATACTACACCAAATTGGGACGTGTGGTCACCATCCATGGTGACATCGAAGCAGCCCGGCGATGCTACGACGCCGCAGTAAAAGGACAGGCCGTAGTCAGCACGAAGAGCAACTGCAACAACAAAAAACTCAAGACCGAGGATCCTGTCCGAGGAGTCAACGCCATCGACCTCGACTGTCGCATCGGGCTGGACGAGACCGGAGAGGGGAGGTTCCCCAAGGAACGCTCTCTCGAACACCCGGTCCGACCAATCCCCGACGGGGAGTTCGAACTCATTCCTCTTGGGGACGATCCGGAAAGGACGGTGAAGATAGGTAAGGGACTACCCGAGGAAACAAGAGAAGAGCTAGTAGCATGCCTCAAAGAGAACTCCGACCTCTTCGCGTGGAATGCCGCAGAAATGCCCGGGCTGGACCCCGAGATCGCGTGTCATAAGCTAGCTGTAGACCGGGCAGCCAAGCCCATAGCACAGCGTAGACGCAAGCAATCGCCCGAAAAGGCAGAGGCTGCCGAGCGAGCTGTAAAAGACCTCTTAGAGGCAAATTTTATTTCTGAAGCCCAGTACACAACCTGGCTCTCTAATGTAGTCCTCgttaagaaaaataatggaaaatggcgtatgtgtgttgattatactgATCTTAATAGGGCTTGCCCGAAAGATGCTTTCCCCCTCCCTAATATAGACTCGCTCGTTGACAACTCTGCAGGTTTTAAACTCTTGTCCTTCATGGACGCATATAGTGGATACAACCAGATCCCTATGTCGCCCGCAGACAAGAAACACACAGCGTTCATGACCCCAACGGGCAATTACTACTACAACGTGATGCCGTTCGGGCTCAAGAACGCTGGCGCTACATACCAACGCATGATGAACAAAGTCTTCAAGGACGAAATAGGGGACATGCTCGAAGTGTACATGGACGACATGATCGTCAAATCACACGAGGAGGTAACCCATGCTCGACACCTTACGAAGGTATTCGAGCAGGCGAGACAGTGTAAAATGAGGTTCAACCCCGAGAAATGCACGTTCGGAGTCCGGGCAGGCAAGTTCCTCGGTTTCTATCTCACCGAAAGAGGGATCGAGGCCAACCCCGACAAATGCCGGGCATTCTCGGAGTTTCCGACCCCAAAAACCAAAAAATCGATCCAGTCACTCAATGGAGTGCTCGCCTCACTCTCCCGTTTCATCGCCAAGTCCGCCCAGCACGCATTGCCATTCTTCAGACTCCTTCGCAAAGAGGCTACCTTTGACTGGACCGATGAATGCGAACAAGCGCTACTCCATCTAAAGAAGGTTCTGTCCCAACCCCCGGTCTTATCACGGCCATCAGAAAAGGAAACCCTATACTTATACCTATCCGTGGCAACCGAGGCCGTCAGCGCCGTTCTAATAAGAGAAACCGACGAAGGACAAAAGCCCATCTATTTTACGAGTAAAGCACTCCAAGGTCCCGAGCTCCGATATCAGCAAATCGAAAAGGTCGCCCTGGCCCTCATCAACACAGCGAGGAGACTACGATATTACTTCCTCGCACACACGATAAAGGTGAGGACCGACCAGCCAATCAAACAGCTGCTCGGGCGCCCGGATATGGCCGGGAGGATGCTCAAGTGGTCATTAGAACTCTCCGAATTCGACATACAATACGAAAGTAGGAAAGCCTTGAAAGCTCAGGCGCTGGCCGACTTCGTCGCGGAGATGACCCACTGCCCGACTCCAGCAGAAAGCGCCCACAAATGGACGATCTTCGTCGATGGCGCCTCTAGCACATCAGGCAGCGGGGCCGGGATCATCCTCGAAAATGAAGAAGGGATCCTGATAGAGGTATCGTTAGCGCTAGCATTCCCAACATCAAACAAccaagccgaatacgaagccttCCTCGCAGGCCTGAGGTTAGCCGACGACCTGGGAGCAAAAGAGGTAAAAATATCCACCGACTCCCAGCTCGTGGCCTCACAAGTGCGAGGAGAATACCAAACCAAGAACGACAACCTCCTCGGGTACTTGTCCCTCGTCAAAGAAAAACTTGATAGATTTGAAAAATGGGAAGTTCAACACATACCCCGCGAGCACAACACACGGGCAGACGTTCTCTCGAAACTAGCCAGCACGAGGAAAAAGGGTGGGAATAAATCAGTAATCCAAGAAATTCTCCCGCGGCCCAGCATCGACAAACTACCGCCTCCACTCGAGGTCAACGCTATTGGAGATGCCCACTGTTGGATGACACCCATCTACAATTACCTCACACGAGACGAACTCCCGGCTGACCCGAAAGAGGCGGCCATTGTCAAACGACGCGCATGCTCGTACGTACTCCTCGAAGGCAAACTCTACCGGAGAGGATTCTCCATCCCACTACTCAAATGCGTCGAGGAAGAGAAAGTCCCCGACATACTTGGAGAGATACATCGGGGAATTAACGCTCAACACCTCGGCGGACGATCGCTCGCACGAAAAGCCCTTCGAGCAGGCTACTACTGGCCGACCATGCAAAACGATTCGAAAGAGCACGTCAAAAGAT ACAACGGGACACAATTCACGGACGGAGGATTCCAGGACTTCATCGCCAGCCTGGGCACCACACAGCATTTCACGTCTGTCGAGCATCCGCAGACGAACGGGCAAGCAGAGGCGGCCAACAGGGTAATCTTACGTGGCCTCAAACGCAGACTCGGCGAGGCAAAGAGGGCATGGGTCGAGGAGCTACATAGCGTCCTATGGGCCTACCGCACGACACCGCATTCTACCACCGGGGAAACCCCGTTCCGACTAACTTACGGCACCGAGGCAGTCATCCCGGTGGAGATACGGACGCCAACGAGGAGGACAGAGGAGCCCCTAGACGAGGAAATGAACGATGAAACCCTTAGAGCCGAGCTCGACCTAGTCGAGGAGATACGTTCCGAAGCAGCTCTCCGGGAAACAACCCTCAAACAAAAGATAGCACTACGTCATGACGCGAAAGTCATAAAAAGAGAGTTCCAGGTCGGCACCCTGGTCCTCAGAAGAAACCAGAAAAACCCGAGAGAGGGCAAACTGGCGGCCAACTGGGAAGGCCCTTACCGCGTCCGCGACAAAACGAGCAACGGGGCCTATTACCTAGAAAACCTACAAGGAGAACAACTCGCTCGACCATGGAACGCAGAAAAACTTAGACAATATTACAGCTAA